The Dehalococcoidales bacterium genome contains the following window.
CCCCCTTTAGAGTTCACCACTTCCTGGCCACTTGTCACTTGCCACTTACTCCCCTTACCCCCAACTATTAACTATCAACTGTTAACTGTCAACTCCTTTTCCCCCTTATGCTATAATAAAAGAAATGTACTGTCCTAAATGTGGCCAGCCGAACCCGGACGGCAGCAGCTTTTGCAATAAATGCGGCGCTGCCCTGCCGCCCCCTGTATCCCCGCCGCCCCCGGCAGCGCCGGCGCTTTCGCCCCCATCCCAACCCGCCGCTGAACGCACCAGCAGTATGGCGTTAGCTGCTCTGGTGCTCGGCATAATCGGCTTTTTCTTGAATTTCCTGGCCATACCGGCCATTATTTTCGGCGCTCTCGGCTTGAGCGAGACCAATAAAAACCCCGCCCTCAAGGGCCGGGGCATGGCCATGGCGGGCCTGGTACTGGGCGTCATCGTCCTCATCATGTGGGTCATCATCTTTATCACCGTCGGCTCCGCTTTCTGGTGGTACCGCCGGCATTTCATGTGGTAAAGACGTAGCGTTCAGCCATCCGGATAAAAAGAAGTCGCAGCCCGCGTTCTTCCTTTTACCCCAACTGTCAACTATTAACTGTAAACTGTAAACTGTAAACTGTAAACCCCCTTCCTTCTTATCCCCACCCATTGACTAACTTCCACGCCGGATATACGATATATATATTATAGGGGCTATTGAGAGGTCGTGTGATGGTTAAGAAACTTTTAGTTGTCGCCGTCCTGTTGTCTCTGGTTGGTCTGCTCGGCTGCGCCGCCGCCGGGAATACCACGGAAAAACCCGCCAGCGTTAAAATAATCCGGGAGGCGGAAATCACTTCCGGCTGGGCCGTCAAGCAGATGGAAATCACCCTGAAATCGGAAACGCAGATTGTGCTCATTCTGGCCGCCGGGGATAAGGTGGACGGCTATTTCTACTGCACCTCCGGTGATAACGTCACCTTCAC
Protein-coding sequences here:
- a CDS encoding DUF4190 domain-containing protein; amino-acid sequence: MYCPKCGQPNPDGSSFCNKCGAALPPPVSPPPPAAPALSPPSQPAAERTSSMALAALVLGIIGFFLNFLAIPAIIFGALGLSETNKNPALKGRGMAMAGLVLGVIVLIMWVIIFITVGSAFWWYRRHFMW